One cyanobiont of Ornithocercus magnificus DNA segment encodes these proteins:
- a CDS encoding glycogen-debranching protein — MAAPAANRLELLLFDNSTDSCPEKVIELTNDHKSGDYWHIEVEGVGEGCCYGYRVFPASRSEAHDFYSSKVLLDPAARAIGGWAVYKRSLATGSSPNAHACLKGIVTERNHFDFDAHPRPHHPWNRTVIYELHVSNFTQQEASGVPDSYRGTLVGLISKLPYLQDLGITAVELLPVCCFDSNDAPLGKKNVWGYSPLNWFTPHPSYISGNNLLAARQQVRDLVAACHDSGLEIFLDVVYNHTTEGGIHGPVLSWRGFGEQLYYHQTNEGDYLDVSGCGNSIAANRPLVRYLILESLRCWAIELGIDGFRFDLGVALSRGDGLTPLDQPPLFESIEADPVLSDLKFMSEPWDCGGLYRLTDFPARRIGTWNGKFRDTLRRFWKGDENTSWQMGQQLCGSPDIYKGQLPPLGKNVNFITAHDGFSLYDLVSFNNKHNLANGESNCDGESHNFSWNHGIEGPSSDPAILALRQRQQRNLITTLLLARGVPMLLMGDEVGRSQGGNNNSWCQDNVLSQMIWDPSQCDNNLYAYVRRLLKVRCQLADLLVPMQKTDTISLARQENYDLRWHGVEPNKPDWAHWSHSIAYSLNRGKHGAILWVGCNAYFRAMHFGLPKAASPWHCLINTALLPSMDFSKKLKPWAKTSVLLENRSLVVMLAQEYAEKLNCCA, encoded by the coding sequence GTGGCAGCGCCAGCTGCTAATAGGCTAGAGTTACTCCTATTTGACAATTCTACGGATAGCTGTCCTGAAAAAGTTATTGAGCTCACTAATGATCATAAGTCTGGAGATTATTGGCACATAGAGGTGGAGGGTGTTGGTGAAGGCTGTTGCTATGGATACCGGGTTTTTCCTGCATCAAGATCTGAAGCTCACGATTTTTACTCCTCAAAAGTGTTGCTGGACCCCGCAGCTCGCGCCATTGGTGGTTGGGCTGTTTACAAACGTAGCCTGGCTACCGGATCATCACCGAACGCCCATGCTTGTCTTAAGGGTATAGTTACAGAGCGAAACCACTTCGACTTCGATGCCCACCCGCGCCCTCACCATCCGTGGAACCGGACGGTAATTTACGAGCTCCATGTAAGTAACTTTACCCAACAAGAGGCCTCTGGTGTACCAGACAGTTACAGGGGGACACTAGTTGGACTAATTTCGAAACTGCCCTATCTGCAAGACCTTGGCATCACTGCAGTTGAACTACTACCAGTATGTTGTTTTGACTCGAACGACGCTCCTCTAGGAAAAAAAAATGTCTGGGGTTACAGCCCTCTCAACTGGTTTACGCCGCACCCTAGCTATATTAGTGGTAACAACTTGTTAGCAGCCCGGCAACAAGTGCGTGACCTTGTAGCTGCCTGCCATGATAGTGGGCTAGAGATTTTTCTTGACGTAGTTTATAACCACACCACAGAAGGGGGTATTCATGGCCCGGTGCTCAGCTGGCGCGGCTTTGGTGAACAACTTTACTATCACCAAACCAATGAGGGTGATTATCTAGATGTTAGTGGATGTGGTAACAGCATTGCCGCAAACCGCCCTTTGGTCCGCTACCTAATCCTAGAGTCCTTACGTTGTTGGGCTATTGAACTGGGAATTGATGGTTTCCGATTTGATTTGGGCGTTGCCCTCAGTCGTGGAGATGGACTGACTCCGCTAGACCAACCGCCACTATTCGAATCAATCGAGGCTGATCCAGTATTAAGTGACCTGAAGTTTATGAGTGAACCTTGGGACTGTGGTGGTCTTTACCGACTTACCGATTTTCCCGCCCGTCGAATTGGCACTTGGAACGGTAAATTCCGCGACACACTACGCAGATTCTGGAAAGGTGATGAGAATACCTCCTGGCAAATGGGTCAGCAACTGTGTGGCAGTCCTGATATTTATAAGGGTCAGCTGCCACCTCTAGGGAAAAATGTTAACTTCATCACGGCCCATGATGGGTTCTCACTCTATGACCTCGTTAGTTTCAACAATAAACATAACCTAGCTAATGGCGAGAGTAACTGTGACGGCGAGAGCCATAACTTTAGCTGGAACCATGGTATTGAAGGGCCGAGCAGTGACCCAGCGATATTGGCGCTGAGACAAAGACAGCAACGTAACCTAATCACTACGTTGCTCCTAGCTCGTGGAGTGCCAATGCTGTTAATGGGAGATGAGGTCGGACGTAGTCAGGGCGGCAATAACAACTCCTGGTGTCAAGACAATGTGCTAAGCCAAATGATCTGGGATCCTAGCCAGTGTGACAACAATCTATATGCTTATGTCCGACGACTGCTAAAAGTGCGCTGTCAGTTAGCCGATCTACTTGTGCCCATGCAAAAGACTGACACTATATCTCTAGCACGGCAGGAAAATTATGATCTACGATGGCACGGTGTTGAACCTAACAAACCTGACTGGGCACACTGGTCACACTCTATAGCCTACAGCCTGAATCGAGGCAAACATGGTGCTATCCTATGGGTCGGTTGTAACGCTTACTTTAGAGCAATGCACTTTGGGCTGCCAAAGGCAGCTTCCCCATGGCATTGCCTAATTAATACGGCCTTACTACCCAGTATGGATTTTTCTAAGAAATTAAAGCCTTGGGCAAAAACTAGTGTCTTACTAGAAAACCGTAGTCTTGTTGTTATGCTTGCGCAAGAATATGCTGAGAAGCTTAATTGTTGTGCATAG
- a CDS encoding cytochrome b6-f complex subunit IV yields the protein MHIQKKPDLADPKLRAKLAKGMGHNYYGEPAWPNDLLYIFPVVILGTIACIVGLAVLDPAMLGDKADPFATPLEILPEWYLYPVFQILRVVPNKLLGIALQTLIPLGLMLVPFIESFNKFQNPFRRPVAMVVFLFGTVTTIYLGIGAALPIDKSLTLGLF from the coding sequence ATGCACATCCAAAAGAAGCCTGACCTCGCTGATCCTAAGCTTCGCGCCAAGCTTGCCAAAGGCATGGGGCACAATTATTATGGCGAGCCTGCCTGGCCTAATGATCTTCTCTATATCTTTCCAGTAGTGATTCTTGGAACCATTGCTTGTATTGTAGGGCTTGCTGTTCTAGATCCGGCTATGCTTGGAGATAAGGCAGATCCTTTCGCTACGCCACTAGAAATTCTTCCTGAATGGTATCTGTATCCAGTGTTTCAGATCCTCCGTGTTGTTCCTAACAAGCTTCTGGGAATTGCTCTACAGACTTTGATACCTCTGGGCTTAATGCTTGTACCATTTATCGAAAGCTTTAACAAATTCCAGAACCCCTTCCGTCGCCCAGTGGCCATGGTCGTATTTTTATTTGGGACAGTCACCACTATATACCTTGGCATAGGTGCTGCTCTTCCTATCGACAAGTCTTTAACCTTGGGCCTTTTCTAG
- a CDS encoding HU family DNA-binding protein: MNKADLVNLVAARTELTKTDVSLVVDAAIETIIDSVVEGKKVSILGFGAFEPRERSARQGLNPKTGEKIKIPAKRVPAFTAGKMFKDRVQG; encoded by the coding sequence ATGAACAAAGCTGATTTAGTTAACTTGGTTGCTGCCCGGACTGAGTTGACCAAAACCGACGTCTCCTTAGTGGTCGATGCTGCTATCGAGACTATTATCGATTCTGTCGTTGAGGGCAAAAAGGTCTCTATCCTGGGCTTCGGTGCCTTTGAGCCTCGTGAGCGATCTGCTCGCCAAGGCTTAAATCCCAAGACGGGTGAGAAGATCAAGATCCCTGCAAAGCGTGTCCCTGCTTTTACTGCTGGCAAAATGTTCAAGGATCGTGTACAGGGCTGA
- a CDS encoding cytochrome b/b6 translates to MANSSPIYDWFQERLEIQDIADDFSSKYVPPHVNIFYCLGGITLVCFLIQFATGFAMTFYYKPTVAEAYSSVQYLMTDVSFGWLIRSVHRWSASMMVLMLILHVFRVYLTGGFKRPRELTWVTGVTMAVITVSFGVTGYSLPWDQVGYWAVKIVSGVPAAIPVVGDFMVELLRGGESVGQSTLTRFYSLHTFVMPWLLAVFMLMHFLMIRKQGISGPL, encoded by the coding sequence ATGGCGAACTCCTCACCCATCTACGACTGGTTTCAGGAACGTCTAGAAATACAAGACATTGCTGATGACTTCAGCTCAAAGTACGTCCCTCCTCACGTCAACATCTTTTATTGTCTTGGCGGCATCACCTTAGTTTGCTTCTTGATCCAGTTTGCTACTGGTTTTGCCATGACCTTCTACTATAAGCCAACTGTAGCGGAGGCCTATAGCTCAGTCCAGTACTTGATGACGGACGTCAGCTTCGGCTGGTTAATCCGCTCAGTACATCGTTGGAGTGCCTCAATGATGGTTCTGATGCTGATCCTCCATGTGTTCCGCGTCTATCTCACTGGTGGTTTCAAGCGCCCGCGGGAACTCACCTGGGTAACTGGTGTTACTATGGCAGTAATAACTGTATCTTTTGGCGTCACTGGCTACTCTCTCCCTTGGGATCAGGTTGGCTATTGGGCTGTGAAGATTGTCTCTGGGGTTCCAGCAGCAATACCTGTAGTAGGAGATTTCATGGTTGAACTGCTACGCGGTGGTGAGAGTGTTGGCCAATCTACCCTCACTCGTTTTTACAGTCTGCATACTTTTGTAATGCCCTGGCTGCTAGCAGTCTTTATGTTAATGCACTTTCTGATGATTCGTAAGCAGGGTATTTCTGGACCCCTATGA
- a CDS encoding cell division topological specificity factor MinE, protein MVLRTLLDNMLRRQPASAARARERLQIVLAYDRSNLDPELLNQIRREIFEVVARYIEVNPDEGDVSLETEDNVTVLVANLPIRRMVPAISAAQIHN, encoded by the coding sequence ATGGTCTTGCGCACTCTCCTAGATAATATGTTGAGGCGACAACCGGCAAGTGCTGCTCGAGCTAGAGAACGTCTTCAGATTGTTTTAGCTTATGACCGCAGTAATCTAGATCCTGAGCTACTTAATCAGATACGCCGAGAGATCTTTGAAGTAGTTGCTCGATACATAGAAGTTAATCCTGATGAAGGAGACGTAAGTCTAGAAACCGAGGATAATGTGACGGTACTTGTAGCTAATCTTCCCATACGACGTATGGTGCCAGCTATTTCTGCAGCACAAATACATAATTAA
- a CDS encoding septum site-determining protein MinD, protein MLSVAPLRKETVATTSRVILICSGKGGVGKTTLTANLGIALAKEGQRTVVLDADFGLRNLDLLLGLENRIVYTIQEVLTENCRLDQALVKHKQEPNLVLLPAGNPRMLEWLKPKDMQRVIAMLSECFNYVLIDCPAGIEDGFKNAASAAREAVIVTTPEISAVRDADRVVGLLNSYGVKPVQLVLNRLRPRMIASRDMLTVDDVIDILALPLLGLVLEDEQVIVSTNRGEPIALNVKLSSTAKAYLNIARRLQGEEVPLVNPIHGEYGLRAKLLRLMQTRIF, encoded by the coding sequence ATGCTTAGCGTGGCGCCACTTCGTAAGGAGACTGTGGCAACGACATCGCGCGTTATTCTGATCTGCTCAGGTAAGGGGGGAGTTGGCAAGACTACACTTACAGCAAATCTGGGCATTGCTCTTGCCAAGGAAGGACAACGAACTGTGGTTCTTGACGCAGATTTCGGACTGCGAAACTTAGACCTACTGTTAGGCCTTGAGAACCGTATTGTCTATACTATCCAAGAAGTGCTTACTGAAAACTGCCGGCTTGATCAAGCACTAGTGAAACACAAGCAAGAACCAAACCTTGTCTTGCTGCCTGCTGGCAATCCCCGCATGCTCGAATGGCTTAAGCCCAAGGATATGCAGAGAGTTATAGCAATGCTATCTGAGTGCTTTAACTATGTGCTAATCGACTGTCCAGCAGGTATTGAAGATGGTTTCAAGAATGCAGCATCAGCAGCACGCGAGGCAGTCATCGTGACTACACCAGAGATATCTGCAGTTCGTGATGCTGATAGAGTGGTAGGCCTACTGAATAGCTATGGCGTGAAACCAGTCCAGTTAGTGCTAAATAGGCTACGACCACGAATGATCGCCAGTCGAGATATGCTAACAGTGGATGACGTTATTGATATTCTGGCGCTACCATTACTTGGTCTAGTTCTTGAGGACGAGCAGGTCATCGTGAGCACTAATCGCGGCGAGCCAATAGCACTCAATGTTAAACTATCCTCAACAGCAAAGGCCTATTTAAACATTGCCCGTCGGCTACAAGGTGAGGAAGTACCACTAGTTAATCCTATTCATGGAGAGTATGGACTACGAGCAAAATTACTCCGATTAATGCAAACCAGGATTTTCTAA
- a CDS encoding septum site-determining protein MinC, with protein sequence MDSKQIQVLLRELSERNLDPVSLQSCSSVTVISAAAHGIPARLNCCRTIDGSETAGETNLQVPILFHQGTLHAGDQLSARGDILILGDVNPGASVHAGGNVMVWGRLRGVAHAGRYGDTSARIVALQLHPLQLRIGNSIACGPDELPQPGVVEEAILKEGVIQIEVARMGASRH encoded by the coding sequence ATGGACAGTAAACAAATTCAGGTACTGCTGCGGGAACTTAGTGAGCGAAATCTTGACCCAGTGTCGCTGCAGAGTTGTAGCTCAGTTACAGTAATCAGCGCGGCAGCCCATGGCATACCTGCACGCCTTAATTGTTGCAGAACTATTGACGGTAGTGAGACAGCTGGTGAAACTAACTTACAAGTTCCAATACTGTTCCATCAGGGTACTTTGCACGCTGGTGATCAACTAAGCGCGAGAGGAGATATACTGATTCTCGGAGATGTTAACCCAGGTGCCAGTGTACATGCTGGTGGTAACGTGATGGTTTGGGGTAGACTTCGTGGAGTCGCTCATGCTGGTCGGTATGGTGATACCTCTGCTCGGATTGTGGCACTACAGTTGCACCCACTACAACTGCGTATAGGCAATTCTATAGCTTGTGGCCCTGACGAATTACCACAGCCAGGGGTAGTAGAGGAGGCTATACTCAAGGAAGGAGTGATCCAAATCGAGGTTGCTCGAATGGGCGCCTCTCGCCACTAA
- a CDS encoding S41 family peptidase: MFPTVEARRDCLCHLAFVLGTLAILLLVPVPRAIALNDAQQLVVESWKLVNQSFLDPDRFNAVHWRRLRQKALETSINTSEDAYSAIEAMLAPLGDPYTRLLRPEAYSMMQSSNRGNIHGVGLQLAHRQKDKQIVVISALDSSPAAEAGIASGTLVLAVDGKLATDLGLEGTAEQLRGDVGTQVLISLEGPDGTKQDLTLERRSIDLRPVRTRRLRGDVHTLGYLRITQFSEGVPEQVRDALDELKNREVEGLVLDLRNNSGGLVSSGLAVADIFLDGGTIVETRNREGISDVIPALPQTLYNGPMVTLVNSGTASAAEILAGALQDEGRSQLFGSRTFGKGLIQTLTNLSDGSGLAITVSAYVTPSGRDIQGEGIVPDHELDLPEPLNPGGDSDYWLDDAGRWMEAKLDSRIQPKVLNP, translated from the coding sequence ATGTTTCCGACTGTTGAAGCTCGACGTGATTGCCTATGCCATTTGGCGTTTGTTCTGGGTACTTTGGCAATCCTACTCCTCGTACCAGTTCCTAGGGCTATTGCTCTTAATGATGCCCAGCAGTTAGTAGTAGAGAGCTGGAAGCTAGTGAATCAGAGCTTCCTTGACCCAGACCGTTTCAATGCTGTGCATTGGCGGCGGTTGCGCCAGAAAGCACTAGAGACATCCATCAATACAAGTGAAGATGCCTACAGTGCCATTGAGGCTATGTTAGCACCTCTTGGTGATCCCTACACGCGATTATTACGTCCTGAAGCCTACTCTATGATGCAAAGTAGTAACCGGGGAAACATCCATGGTGTCGGTCTTCAACTAGCCCATCGACAGAAAGATAAGCAAATAGTAGTAATTTCTGCCCTTGATAGTTCTCCTGCAGCAGAGGCAGGCATAGCCAGCGGTACTCTAGTGCTTGCTGTAGATGGGAAACTAGCCACTGATTTAGGTCTTGAAGGGACTGCAGAGCAACTTCGCGGCGACGTCGGAACACAAGTGCTGATTAGTCTTGAGGGGCCTGATGGCACTAAGCAGGATCTAACACTTGAACGCCGCAGTATCGATCTACGACCGGTGCGAACCCGGAGACTACGCGGTGATGTTCACACCCTCGGTTATCTACGCATCACTCAGTTCAGCGAAGGAGTTCCTGAGCAAGTCCGAGATGCTCTAGACGAACTCAAAAATCGCGAAGTGGAGGGACTTGTACTTGATCTGCGCAATAACTCTGGTGGCCTAGTTAGCTCAGGTCTTGCTGTGGCCGATATCTTTCTCGATGGTGGGACAATTGTGGAGACAAGAAATCGGGAAGGAATTAGTGATGTTATTCCAGCTTTACCTCAAACACTCTATAATGGACCTATGGTTACTCTAGTAAATAGTGGAACTGCTAGTGCTGCTGAGATTTTAGCAGGGGCCTTACAAGATGAAGGTCGATCCCAACTTTTTGGTAGTCGTACCTTCGGCAAGGGCCTGATCCAGACACTTACTAACCTCAGTGACGGCAGTGGATTAGCGATTACAGTGTCAGCCTATGTGACGCCAAGTGGGCGTGACATTCAAGGTGAGGGCATTGTACCTGACCATGAGTTAGACTTGCCAGAGCCACTCAACCCCGGTGGTGATAGTGACTACTGGCTAGATGATGCTGGACGTTGGATGGAGGCAAAACTAGATAGCCGGATTCAACCCAAGGTGCTAAACCCTTAA